From a region of the Sminthopsis crassicaudata isolate SCR6 chromosome 6, ASM4859323v1, whole genome shotgun sequence genome:
- the LOC141546412 gene encoding solute carrier family 22 member 20-like: MAFTELLDTLGGVGRFQMLYTALLLFPCSLLACHNFLQNFTAAVPLHHCRGHANETGGANTTVEGWWRVSIPADQHQRPEPCLRFVQPQWELLDPNATVTGVATEGCEDGWTYDHSVFPSTIVTEWDLVCDARPKRDLAQTVYMAGVLVGAAVFGSVADRWGRKAPLMCSYLQLAVAGACTAYFSSFVVYCVFRFLTGMTFSGIILNSLSLVVEWMPTQGRTVAGALLGYAFTLGQIVLAGVAYLVRSWRWLQFAVSAPYLVIFLYSWWLPESSRWLLLHGKSHLAIQNLRKVARLNGKREEGQQLTKEVVNAYMQSESSGGRPSSSVLDLFRTPAIRKVTCCLMVVWFSNSLAYYGLAMDLQKFGLSIYLVQVMFGVIDIPAMLVSTTTMIYVGRRATVASFLILAGFMVIANMFVPEDMQTLRTAQAALGKGCLASSFISVYLFAGELYPTQVRQMGMGFVSVNARLGGMAAPLVSMLGEYHPVLPPVIFGATAIFAGIAVCFLMETRNLPLVETIEAMEKRAKGCLSQKVTEEKSEEISLQPIGVSSHIKETV; the protein is encoded by the exons ATGGCCTTCACGGAGCTGCTGGACACCCTGGGCGGGGTGGGCCGCTTCCAGATGCTGTACACGGCCCTGCTCCTGTTCCCCTGTTCCCTTCTAGCTTGCCACAATTTTCTCCAGAACTTCACAGCCGCTGTGCCTCTGCACCATTGCCGGGGCCACGCCAATGAGACCGGAGGCGCCAACACCACAGTGGAGGGTTGGTGGCGGGTGTCCATTCCTGCGGACCAGCACCAGAGGCCGGAACCTTGCCTGCGCTTTGTCCAGCCTCAGTGGGAGCTGCTAGACCCCAATGCCACAGTCACCGGTGTGGCCACCGAGGGTTGTGAAGATGGGTGGACCTACGATCACAGCGTCTTCCCCTCCACCATTGTGACCGAG TGGGATCTGGTGTGCGATGCAAGGCCCAAGAGGGACCTGGCTCAGACAGTCTACATGGCAGGAGTGCTGGTGGGGGCAGCTGTGTTTGGCAGTGTGGCAGACAG GTGGGGCCGGAAGGCTCCCCTCATGTGCTCCTACCTGCAGCTTGCCGTGGCTGGGGCCTGCACGGCCTACTTCAGCTCCTTCGTGGTCTACTGTGTGTTTCGTTTTCTGACGGGCATGACCTTCTCTGGAATCATTCTCAACTCCCTTTCTCTAG TTGTGGAGTGGATGCCCACCCAAGGGCGCACGGTGGCTGGAGCCCTCCTGGGTTATGCCTTCACCCTGGGGCAGATCGTGCTGGCAGGAGTTGCCTACCTGGTCCGGTCTTGGCGATGGCTGCAGTTTGCCGTCTCGGCCCCCTACCTGGTCATCTTCCTGTACTCTTG GTGGCTGCCTGAGTCCTCCCGCTGGCTCCTCCTCCACGGAAAATCCCATCTAGCCATCCAGAACCTGCGCAAAGTGGCCAGGCTAaatggaaaaagggaggaaggacagCAACTCACTAAGGAG GTGGTGAATGCCTACATGCAGAGTGAGTCTTCAGGGGGTCGGCCCTCCAGTTCTGTCCTGGACCTCTTTCGGACCCCAGCCATTCGTAAGGTCACTTGCTGCCTCATGGTTGTCTG GTTCTCCAATTCCTTGGCTTACTATGGCCTGGCCATGGACCTACAGAAGTTTGGGCTCAGCATTTACCTGGTCCAGGTGATGTTCGGGGTCATTGACATCCCGGCCATGCTGGTCTCCACCACCACGATGATTTACGTGGGGCGCCGGGCCACCGTGGCTTCATTCCTCATCCTGGCCGGATTCATGGTGATCGCCAACATGTTTGTCCCAGAAG ACATGCAAACCCTGAGGACGGCCCAGGCGGCCCTGGGGAAGGGCTGTCTGGCCAGCTCCTTCATCTCTGTGTACCTCTTTGCAGGGGAGCTGTACCCAACACAGGTCAG GCAGATGGGCATGGGATTCGTCTCCGTGAATGCCCGCTTGGGTGGCATGGCGGCCCCATTGGTCTCCATGTTGGGAGAGTACCATCCCGTCCTGCCCCCCGTAATCTTTGGGGCTACCGCCATCTTTGCCGGGATAGCAGTCTGCTTCCTCATGGAGACTCGCAATTTGCCCCTGGTGGAGACCATCGAAGCAATGGAGAAAAG GGCCAAAGGATGCCTTTCCCAGAAGGTTACAGAAGAAAAGAGTGAAGAAATAAGCCTACAGCCCATCGGGGTTTCCTCTCACATCAAAGAAACTGTCTAA